Proteins encoded together in one Acidimicrobiales bacterium window:
- a CDS encoding FAD-dependent oxidoreductase produces MDAHVDVLVIGAGLAGLVVANRLADRGRSVAVVEKRSGPGGRARTTELGDHLVNQGPHALFLEGEAIDGLRTLGIEPTGTPPPTRGSMALHGGRLHLLPSGPTSLLRTGLLSVRAKVEAGRLLAGLPRTDPGPLDGVRVGDWLDGATSDPVARHLVEGVVRLSTYADPVSHRGLSAGAAVRQVVRGIGAGVLYLNGGWQQMVDALVDRAVRRGVRFGYGDPVATVDVDDTGLVVRTASTDVTARAVVVSAGGPSTAEHLTGATGLSGAVGPPARVSVLDLSLDRPPGHRFLLGLDEPVYGSVHGPPARLGPDGTAVLSLARYLGTDEQPDPDESRAALEAVATAMGVDPSMRLGERYLHAMTATHGLPLADRGGSAGRPALDATGLEGVFLAGDWVGPTGLLADAAVASAEEAADAALAATR; encoded by the coding sequence ATGGATGCCCACGTCGACGTGCTGGTGATCGGTGCCGGACTGGCCGGCCTGGTGGTCGCCAACCGGCTCGCCGACCGGGGACGGTCTGTCGCGGTGGTCGAGAAGCGGAGCGGACCGGGTGGCCGGGCCCGGACCACCGAACTGGGCGACCATCTGGTGAACCAGGGCCCTCACGCCCTCTTCCTGGAGGGTGAGGCCATTGACGGACTCCGGACCCTCGGGATCGAGCCGACGGGCACTCCACCGCCGACCCGGGGTTCGATGGCCCTCCACGGAGGCCGCCTGCACCTCCTCCCCTCGGGCCCGACCTCCCTCCTGCGCACCGGGCTCCTCAGCGTCCGGGCCAAGGTGGAGGCCGGTCGGCTCCTGGCCGGGCTGCCCCGGACCGATCCGGGGCCACTGGACGGCGTCCGAGTGGGCGACTGGCTGGACGGTGCGACCTCGGATCCGGTGGCCCGGCACCTGGTGGAGGGCGTGGTCCGCCTCAGCACCTACGCCGATCCGGTCAGCCACCGGGGCCTGAGTGCCGGGGCCGCCGTCCGCCAGGTGGTCCGGGGCATCGGGGCCGGCGTGCTCTACCTGAACGGCGGCTGGCAGCAGATGGTCGACGCCCTGGTCGACCGGGCCGTGCGGCGCGGGGTCCGCTTCGGCTACGGCGACCCGGTGGCCACGGTCGATGTCGATGACACCGGCCTCGTCGTCAGGACCGCCTCCACCGATGTCACGGCCCGTGCCGTTGTCGTGTCGGCGGGCGGACCCTCGACCGCCGAACACCTAACCGGCGCCACCGGCCTGTCCGGGGCCGTCGGGCCGCCCGCTCGGGTATCCGTGCTGGACCTCTCCCTCGATCGTCCACCTGGCCATCGCTTCCTGCTCGGGTTGGACGAGCCGGTCTACGGATCGGTCCACGGGCCACCGGCCCGCCTTGGACCCGACGGCACCGCCGTGCTGAGCCTGGCCCGGTACCTGGGCACGGACGAGCAACCGGATCCCGACGAGAGCCGGGCGGCCCTCGAGGCGGTGGCGACCGCCATGGGCGTGGACCCGTCGATGCGACTCGGGGAGCGCTATCTGCACGCCATGACCGCCACCCACGGCCTGCCGCTGGCCGACCGGGGCGGATCTGCCGGCCGCCCAGCCCTCGACGCCACGGGCCTCGAAGGGGTCTTTCTGGCCGGGGACTGGGTCGGCCCCACCGGCCTGCTGGCCGACGCCGCGGTGGCCAGCGCCGAAGAGGCCGCCGATGCCGCTCTGGCGGCGACACGATGA
- a CDS encoding SDR family oxidoreductase, with translation MTGRLDGRIACITGAGSGLGRAMAIRFAEEGATVAAQDLRWEAADETVHLLDGDGHRAFAGDVSDEAAMGAVFAEIYGAYGRLDVQVNNAGVDRLPGDGFDEMLAGEGPQISLMDHGAFIRMLAIHAGGTFLCTREAVRLMDRGGSVITLSSIAGLAGWGPIHYASAKGAILGFTRAACRELGAMGIRINAIAPGVIDTPMTAGVDEAMLAPMVMMTPLRRKGTAEEIAATALYLASDESSFTTGQWLSPNGGLITI, from the coding sequence ATGACGGGACGACTTGACGGAAGGATCGCCTGCATCACCGGTGCGGGTTCCGGCCTTGGTAGGGCCATGGCCATCCGGTTCGCCGAGGAGGGAGCCACGGTGGCCGCCCAGGACCTCCGCTGGGAGGCGGCCGACGAGACCGTGCACCTGCTGGATGGTGACGGGCACCGGGCCTTCGCCGGCGACGTGTCGGACGAGGCGGCGATGGGAGCGGTCTTCGCCGAGATATACGGCGCCTACGGACGGCTCGACGTGCAGGTCAACAACGCCGGCGTGGACCGGCTACCGGGCGACGGCTTCGACGAGATGCTGGCAGGCGAGGGCCCCCAGATCTCCCTCATGGACCACGGTGCGTTCATCCGGATGCTGGCCATCCATGCCGGTGGCACCTTCCTGTGTACCCGTGAGGCCGTCAGGCTCATGGACAGGGGTGGATCGGTCATCACGCTTTCCAGCATCGCGGGACTGGCCGGTTGGGGACCGATCCACTACGCCTCCGCCAAGGGAGCCATCCTGGGCTTCACCAGGGCGGCCTGTCGGGAGCTGGGGGCCATGGGCATCCGTATCAACGCCATCGCTCCGGGGGTGATCGACACTCCGATGACAGCGGGCGTCGACGAGGCCATGCTGGCTCCGATGGTCATGATGACGCCCCTGAGGCGGAAGGGGACAGCCGAGGAGATCGCCGCCACCGCCCTCTACCTGGCGTCGGACGAGAGCTCGTTCACCACCGGCCAGTGGCTGTCTCCCAACGGGGGCCTGATCACCATCTAG